From Deltaproteobacteria bacterium, the proteins below share one genomic window:
- a CDS encoding HAMP domain-containing protein, whose protein sequence is MAAEQQIPYRRRIVYIHRPFQRSFIITMTATYRYHHLSLQETAQAILPAMIITNLVVLVGLLAATIAVTLYVSHKIAGPLYRLARVIDTIGGGDLTVQMKLRQRDQLKDLAASINQMTANLNERLCRLQTEVLHLHEKVGQKDVSQDEVREEVAKLKETIDGLFVTKTPGPDAS, encoded by the coding sequence ATGGCTGCTGAACAGCAAATTCCCTATCGACGTCGCATCGTGTACATACACAGACCTTTCCAGCGGAGCTTTATTATCACCATGACTGCCACCTACCGCTATCACCACCTTTCTCTGCAGGAGACTGCCCAGGCCATCTTGCCGGCAATGATCATTACCAACCTGGTGGTGTTAGTTGGCCTCCTGGCAGCAACCATCGCGGTAACCCTCTATGTTTCTCACAAGATTGCTGGCCCGCTGTACCGGTTGGCCAGGGTGATCGACACTATAGGCGGGGGAGATCTGACTGTGCAGATGAAGCTGCGCCAGCGAGATCAGCTCAAAGATCTGGCAGCCAGCATAAACCAGATGACGGCGAACCTCAATGAGCGCCTCTGCCGTCTCCAGACTGAGGTGCTTCATTTACACGAAAAGGTTGGCCAGAAGGATGTGAGCCAGGACGAGGTGAGGGAAGAGGTAGCGAAATTGAAAGAGACAATAGATGGCCTGTTTGTAACGAAAACTCCAGGCCCGGATGCTTCATGA